A DNA window from Stutzerimonas stutzeri contains the following coding sequences:
- a CDS encoding DNA polymerase II: MSQEQRGFILTRHWRDTPDGTEVSFWLATDEGARLVRVPHQHSVAFIPEEQRALAESLLRRERDAELRPLTLCDFRHRPVMGLYCRSYRRLLDCARLLREAGIDVYESDIRPPERYLMERFITAPVSFTDTPVGGGAPINAPLKPAPDYRPALRLVSLDIETTSRGDLYSIALEGCGQRQVYMLGPENSQGSAVDFSLEYCETRSQLLERLNAWFAEHDPDAVIGWNLVQFDLRVLHEHSQRLQVPLRLGRGGEEVEWREHGGRGNHFFAAAAGRLIIDGIEALRSATWSFSSFSLENVAQTLLGEGKAIDNPYQRMAEIDRMFAEDKPALARYNLKDCELVTRIFAHTELLTFLLERATVTGLAADRSGGSVAAFEHLYMPLMHRQGFVAPNLGERQAEASPGGFVMNSQPGLYESVLVLDYKSLYPSIIRTFLIDPVGLIEGLRHPTDEESIPGFRGAHFSRTRHCLPAIVERVWEGRETAKREHNKPLSQALKIIMNAFYGVLGSSGCRFFDTRLASSITLRGHEIMRHTRELIEAQGHAVIYGDTDSTFVWLRKAHSDDEAARIGQELVRHINGWWRKHLQTELGLASALELQYETHFRRFLMPTIRGAEEGSKKRYAGLVTRPDGSDGMVFKGLETVRTDWSPLAQRFQQELYQRIFHRQPHQDYVRDYVRRTLAGELDELLIYRKRLRRRLDDYQRNVPPHVRAARLADDYNDRQGRPRQYQNGGWISYLITVAGPEPLETRSSPIDYDHYVSRQLQPVADAILPFVGDNFASLVDGQLGLF, translated from the coding sequence ATGTCGCAGGAACAGCGGGGCTTCATCCTGACCCGGCACTGGCGCGATACGCCAGACGGCACCGAGGTCAGTTTCTGGCTTGCTACTGATGAAGGGGCACGGCTGGTGCGTGTGCCGCATCAGCATTCGGTTGCGTTCATTCCCGAGGAGCAGCGCGCGCTCGCAGAGTCGCTCTTGCGTCGCGAGCGTGACGCCGAGCTGCGGCCGCTGACACTATGCGACTTCCGCCATCGGCCGGTGATGGGGTTGTATTGCCGGTCATACCGACGCTTGCTGGATTGTGCTCGGTTGCTGCGTGAGGCTGGGATTGATGTCTACGAGTCTGATATCCGTCCGCCCGAACGCTATTTGATGGAGCGGTTCATCACCGCGCCGGTGTCGTTCACGGACACGCCTGTTGGTGGCGGCGCTCCGATCAATGCTCCACTCAAGCCGGCGCCGGACTACCGCCCGGCGCTCAGACTGGTCTCGCTGGATATCGAAACCACATCCCGTGGCGATCTCTATTCCATTGCCCTGGAGGGCTGCGGTCAGCGCCAGGTCTATATGCTCGGACCGGAAAACAGCCAGGGCAGCGCCGTCGATTTTTCGCTGGAATACTGCGAAACCCGAAGCCAGTTACTCGAACGGCTGAACGCCTGGTTCGCCGAGCACGATCCCGACGCCGTGATTGGCTGGAATCTGGTGCAGTTCGATCTGCGCGTGTTGCACGAGCATTCTCAGCGGCTGCAGGTCCCATTGCGCCTGGGTCGGGGTGGCGAAGAGGTGGAATGGCGCGAGCATGGCGGGCGCGGCAATCACTTTTTCGCCGCAGCAGCGGGGCGGTTGATCATTGATGGCATCGAGGCGCTGCGCTCAGCGACCTGGAGTTTTTCCTCGTTCAGTCTGGAGAACGTCGCGCAAACACTGTTGGGCGAAGGGAAAGCGATCGACAATCCCTATCAGCGAATGGCGGAAATCGATCGCATGTTCGCCGAGGACAAGCCGGCCCTGGCGCGTTACAACCTCAAGGATTGTGAGCTGGTAACACGCATTTTCGCCCACACGGAATTGCTGACGTTTCTTCTCGAGCGCGCCACCGTGACCGGCTTGGCCGCGGATCGCAGTGGCGGCTCAGTCGCTGCGTTCGAACACCTGTACATGCCGCTGATGCACCGCCAAGGCTTCGTGGCGCCTAATCTCGGTGAACGTCAGGCCGAAGCCAGCCCAGGCGGCTTCGTGATGAACTCGCAGCCGGGGTTGTACGAGTCCGTATTGGTGCTTGATTACAAGAGTCTCTATCCCTCGATCATTCGCACCTTTCTCATTGACCCGGTGGGGTTGATCGAGGGGCTGCGTCACCCGACCGACGAGGAGTCGATCCCCGGCTTTCGCGGGGCGCACTTCTCACGCACCCGGCACTGCCTGCCGGCAATCGTGGAGCGCGTCTGGGAAGGTCGCGAAACGGCGAAGCGTGAGCACAACAAGCCGTTGTCGCAGGCCCTGAAAATCATCATGAATGCGTTCTACGGGGTGCTTGGTTCTAGTGGCTGTCGCTTCTTCGATACGCGGTTGGCCTCGTCCATCACCCTGCGCGGCCACGAGATCATGCGGCACACGCGGGAATTGATCGAGGCGCAGGGGCACGCGGTGATTTATGGCGATACCGATTCCACGTTCGTCTGGCTGCGCAAGGCGCATTCGGATGACGAGGCTGCGAGGATCGGCCAAGAGCTGGTGCGGCACATCAACGGCTGGTGGCGTAAACATCTGCAGACCGAGTTGGGCTTGGCCAGCGCATTGGAGCTGCAGTACGAAACCCATTTCCGGCGTTTTCTGATGCCGACCATTCGTGGCGCGGAGGAGGGCAGCAAGAAGCGCTATGCCGGCCTGGTCACGCGCCCGGACGGCAGTGACGGCATGGTTTTCAAGGGTCTGGAGACCGTACGCACGGACTGGTCACCCTTGGCGCAGCGCTTTCAGCAGGAGTTGTACCAACGCATCTTTCACCGCCAGCCGCACCAGGATTACGTCCGTGATTATGTGCGGCGCACGCTGGCCGGTGAGCTGGATGAGCTGCTGATCTATCGCAAGCGCCTGCGCCGGCGGCTCGATGACTACCAGCGCAACGTGCCGCCGCATGTGCGGGCAGCGCGCCTGGCGGATGACTACAACGACCGCCAGGGCCGGCCGCGGCAATACCAGAACGGCGGCTGGATCAGCTATCTGATCACGGTCGCAGGGCCCGAACCGTTGGAGACGCGGTCATCGCCCATCGACTATGACCATTATGTGTCGCGACAACTGCAGCCGGTGGCGGACGCGATACTGCCATTCGTGGGCGATAACTTCGCTTCGCTGGTCGATGGACAGCTCGGGTTGTTCTGA
- the dapA gene encoding 4-hydroxy-tetrahydrodipicolinate synthase, which yields MIAGSMVALVTPMDAQGGLDWDSLSKLVDFHLQEGTNAIVAVGTTGESATLSVAEHIEVIRRVVDQVNGRIPVIAGTGANSTSEAVELTENAKTAGADACLLVTPYYNKPTQEGLYLHFKHIAEAVAIPQILYNVPGRTVCDMLPDTVERLAKIANIIGIKEATGDLKRGQEVLDRVSKDFLVYSGDDPTAVELMLMGGKGNISVTANVAPRAMSDLCASAMAGDAATARAINERLMPLHRALFLEANPIPVKWALHEMGLMGNGIRLPLTWLSQSFQEPLRQAMRQTGVLA from the coding sequence ATGATTGCGGGCAGTATGGTGGCGCTGGTCACGCCCATGGATGCGCAAGGCGGTCTGGACTGGGACAGCCTGAGCAAACTGGTGGACTTCCATTTGCAGGAAGGCACCAATGCAATCGTTGCTGTCGGAACTACGGGTGAGTCGGCCACGCTGAGCGTCGCCGAGCACATCGAGGTGATCCGGCGCGTTGTCGATCAGGTCAACGGCCGTATCCCGGTCATCGCCGGAACGGGTGCCAACTCTACCAGTGAAGCCGTCGAGCTGACCGAAAACGCCAAGACTGCCGGTGCGGATGCCTGCCTGCTGGTGACCCCGTACTACAACAAGCCGACCCAGGAAGGCCTGTACCTGCACTTCAAGCATATCGCTGAAGCCGTGGCGATTCCGCAGATCCTCTACAACGTGCCCGGTCGTACTGTGTGCGACATGCTGCCGGATACGGTCGAGCGACTGGCCAAGATAGCCAACATCATCGGTATCAAAGAGGCCACGGGCGACCTCAAGCGCGGCCAGGAAGTGCTGGATCGCGTCAGCAAGGATTTCCTCGTCTATTCGGGCGATGACCCCACCGCTGTCGAGTTGATGCTGATGGGCGGCAAGGGCAACATTTCGGTCACGGCGAACGTGGCGCCGCGCGCCATGAGCGACCTCTGCGCTTCGGCGATGGCAGGCGATGCCGCCACTGCCCGTGCGATCAACGAGCGTTTGATGCCGCTGCATCGCGCTCTGTTCCTGGAAGCCAACCCGATCCCGGTCAAGTGGGCATTGCACGAGATGGGCCTGATGGGCAATGGCATCCGTCTGCCACTGACCTGGCTTAGCCAGAGCTTCCAGGAACCGCTGCGCCAGGCGATGCGCCAAACCGGCGTGCTGGCTTAA
- a CDS encoding YnbE family lipoprotein — protein MRLRQSLIILLLALFASACTPRVELAVPNEPININLNVKIEHEIYIRVDKQLDSIINQDSGLF, from the coding sequence ATGCGGTTGCGCCAATCGCTGATCATTCTGTTGCTGGCCCTGTTTGCCAGCGCCTGTACGCCGAGGGTGGAACTGGCCGTGCCGAACGAGCCGATCAACATCAACCTGAACGTGAAGATCGAACACGAGATTTACATCCGGGTAGACAAGCAGCTCGACTCAATCATCAACCAAGACAGCGGACTGTTCTGA
- a CDS encoding YdbL family protein — MKTYLKLASLLFALALALPAAAMTLNEAMSALGDAKASGLLGERPDGYLGVVRSSQNAEDIASQINQARRAEYHRVAKQNGISVSDVEAIAGKKAIEKTPPGQIIQLNGNWIRK, encoded by the coding sequence ATGAAAACCTATCTCAAATTGGCGAGCCTGCTGTTCGCGCTCGCCCTGGCCCTGCCCGCAGCAGCCATGACACTCAACGAAGCCATGTCCGCCCTGGGCGACGCCAAGGCCAGCGGTCTGCTTGGCGAGAGGCCCGACGGCTACCTTGGAGTGGTTCGCTCCAGCCAGAACGCCGAGGACATCGCCAGCCAGATCAACCAGGCGCGCCGCGCGGAATACCACCGTGTTGCCAAGCAGAACGGCATCAGCGTCAGCGACGTGGAAGCCATTGCAGGCAAGAAGGCCATCGAGAAAACACCACCGGGACAGATCATCCAGCTCAACGGTAACTGGATCCGCAAGTAA
- a CDS encoding glycine cleavage system protein R — protein MSTPPLPREQFLVISALGANPMELTNVLCRAANENRCAVVSTRLTRHGECSALVLEVTGSWDALARMETTLPGLAKKHAFTANVVRSEALEIRPQALPYVAYVSAAFRPDILNELCQFFIDHLVELESLTCDTYQAPQTGGTMLNATLTVTLPAGTQISWLRDQFLDFADALNLDALIEPWRPQNP, from the coding sequence ATGTCCACCCCCCCTCTACCCCGCGAACAATTTCTCGTCATCAGCGCTCTCGGCGCCAACCCAATGGAGCTGACCAATGTGCTCTGCCGGGCCGCCAACGAGAACCGCTGCGCTGTCGTCAGCACGCGACTGACCCGTCACGGTGAATGCAGTGCGCTGGTTCTGGAAGTCACTGGCAGCTGGGACGCGCTGGCCCGGATGGAGACCACCCTGCCAGGCTTGGCGAAGAAGCACGCCTTCACCGCCAACGTCGTACGCAGCGAAGCGTTGGAAATCCGGCCGCAAGCGCTGCCGTACGTGGCTTATGTGAGCGCCGCCTTTCGTCCCGACATCCTCAATGAACTGTGTCAGTTCTTCATCGACCACCTCGTCGAGCTGGAGAGCCTGACTTGCGATACCTATCAGGCACCGCAAACTGGCGGGACCATGCTCAACGCCACGCTAACCGTCACGCTGCCGGCCGGCACGCAGATCAGCTGGCTGCGCGACCAGTTCCTGGATTTCGCCGACGCACTCAATCTCGATGCGCTGATCGAGCCATGGCGTCCGCAGAACCCATAG
- the bamC gene encoding outer membrane protein assembly factor BamC codes for MKRLAGFSTLALMISATSGCGWLWGDDGYFRDRGSDYLSARQTAPMQVAVDGEVRPLDPLLPVPRQVADSSHAGKYEVPRPQRLQVAADISDFSVQSSADSRWLVAQYAPAQVWIAARQFFTDKGFSIADERRQTGEFATAWQAAAGLDEALVRNLGIQDGETRVRVRVEPGVQRNTSEIFVVSVKRPAGSTADVAWPETSSNKELDRVLLDELQASLNRSARQGGSVSLLAERDFDAPSRVNLTQDGSGNPLLQLDSDFDRAWSSIGRALQAADVRVDDLDRSLGVYYVNLSERANDPDDKPGFFSRLFGGADKDDIEARAERYQVRLTRAGNGVQVTLDKSIDTVAPADVARRVLGLIKDNLG; via the coding sequence ATGAAGCGACTGGCCGGATTCTCGACCCTTGCCCTGATGATCTCTGCAACCAGTGGCTGCGGCTGGCTGTGGGGCGACGATGGATATTTCCGCGACCGCGGCAGCGACTACCTTTCGGCCCGCCAGACTGCTCCGATGCAGGTTGCCGTGGATGGTGAGGTCCGCCCGCTCGATCCGCTGCTGCCGGTCCCTCGTCAGGTTGCCGACAGCAGCCATGCTGGCAAGTACGAAGTGCCGCGTCCCCAGCGCTTGCAGGTTGCTGCGGATATCAGTGATTTCAGCGTGCAGTCCTCCGCTGATTCCCGTTGGCTGGTAGCGCAATACGCACCCGCTCAGGTGTGGATCGCCGCGCGGCAGTTCTTCACCGATAAGGGCTTCAGCATCGCTGACGAGCGCCGCCAGACCGGCGAGTTCGCCACGGCCTGGCAGGCCGCCGCGGGGCTGGACGAAGCGTTGGTGCGTAACCTGGGCATTCAGGATGGCGAAACACGCGTGCGAGTTCGCGTCGAGCCCGGCGTGCAGCGCAACACCAGCGAGATCTTCGTGGTTAGCGTCAAGCGTCCTGCCGGCAGCACTGCCGATGTGGCGTGGCCTGAAACCTCAAGCAACAAGGAGCTCGATCGGGTGCTGCTCGATGAGCTGCAGGCGAGCCTGAACCGCAGTGCCCGCCAGGGTGGCTCCGTATCGCTGCTGGCCGAGCGCGACTTCGACGCACCAAGCCGCGTTAACCTGACCCAGGACGGTAGCGGCAATCCGCTGCTGCAGCTCGACAGCGATTTCGACCGAGCCTGGTCGAGCATCGGTCGTGCGCTCCAGGCGGCAGACGTGCGGGTCGACGACCTGGACCGCAGCCTGGGTGTTTACTACGTGAATTTGAGCGAGCGGGCCAACGATCCAGACGACAAGCCCGGTTTCTTCAGTCGCCTGTTTGGCGGCGCGGACAAAGACGACATCGAGGCGCGGGCCGAGCGCTATCAGGTGCGCCTGACACGTGCCGGTAATGGCGTCCAGGTAACCCTGGACAAGAGCATCGACACCGTCGCGCCAGCTGACGTAGCTCGCCGAGTGCTCGGTCTGATCAAGGACAACCTGGGCTGA
- the rmuC gene encoding DNA recombination protein RmuC, which yields MSFDPLHLLIGLALGAVALAVLSVYLQRRLSCAEAEQAMLDERLRQAALAQQGLTAQLEGCRIELAELNGIKSEQQAELAALRRETELLRTQRDGNMETIADLQAERDAQMGELRRLSAAHAALEAELREQHSAHQQRLTDLQAARDDLRAQFAELAGKIFDEREQRFSESSHERLGQLLDPLKERIQSFEKRVEESYQNEARERFSLARELERLQQLNQRLGDEATNLTRALQGQKTQGNWGELVLEKVLEHAGLEKGREYHTQVSLKSPDGERFQPDVLIHLPGDKQVVVDAKVSLTAYQALTCAEDDSSRALALKQHVQSLRSHLKGLSLKDYQRLDGLQSLDFVLLFVPIEAAFAAALQADPDLFQEAYGRHIVIVSPTTLLATLRVIDSLWRQERQSQNAREIAEKAGGLYDKFVAFIQDLDEIGSRLQQVDRAYLSARNKLSDGRGNLVGRAEQLKSLGARASKRLPGDWLERAGAEELSEAGD from the coding sequence ATGTCCTTTGATCCTCTTCATCTATTGATCGGTTTGGCGCTCGGCGCAGTCGCCCTGGCCGTGCTTAGCGTCTATCTGCAGCGCCGCCTGTCTTGCGCCGAAGCCGAACAGGCAATGCTCGACGAGCGGCTCAGGCAAGCGGCGTTGGCTCAGCAAGGGCTGACCGCCCAGCTGGAAGGCTGCCGGATCGAACTCGCCGAATTGAATGGCATCAAGTCCGAGCAGCAGGCAGAGCTGGCCGCGCTGCGCCGCGAGACCGAGCTGCTGCGCACGCAGCGCGACGGCAACATGGAAACCATCGCTGATCTGCAAGCCGAGCGTGACGCCCAGATGGGAGAGTTGCGTCGATTGAGCGCAGCGCATGCAGCGCTCGAAGCCGAGCTGCGCGAACAGCACAGCGCGCATCAGCAGCGATTGACGGATCTGCAGGCGGCGCGGGATGACTTGCGCGCACAGTTCGCCGAGCTTGCCGGGAAGATCTTCGATGAGCGTGAGCAGCGTTTCAGCGAGTCCAGTCATGAGCGTCTGGGGCAGCTGCTCGATCCGCTGAAAGAACGTATCCAGTCGTTCGAGAAGCGTGTCGAGGAAAGCTACCAGAACGAGGCGCGTGAGCGGTTTTCCCTGGCCCGTGAACTGGAGCGGCTGCAACAGCTGAACCAGCGCCTGGGCGACGAGGCGACCAACCTCACCCGCGCGTTGCAGGGTCAGAAGACGCAGGGCAACTGGGGTGAGCTGGTGCTGGAAAAGGTGCTGGAGCACGCCGGGCTGGAAAAAGGCCGCGAGTATCATACGCAGGTCAGCCTGAAGAGCCCGGATGGTGAGCGTTTCCAGCCGGATGTACTGATACATCTGCCAGGTGACAAGCAGGTCGTGGTGGACGCCAAGGTAAGCCTGACCGCCTACCAGGCGCTGACCTGCGCCGAGGACGATAGCAGTCGGGCGCTGGCGCTCAAGCAGCATGTGCAATCGCTGCGCAGCCACCTCAAGGGCCTCTCGCTCAAGGATTATCAGCGCCTGGACGGGCTGCAGAGCCTCGACTTCGTGTTGCTGTTCGTCCCAATTGAAGCGGCTTTCGCCGCAGCGCTGCAGGCCGACCCCGATCTATTTCAGGAGGCATACGGCCGACACATCGTGATCGTCAGCCCGACCACCTTGCTCGCTACCCTGCGGGTCATCGACAGCCTGTGGCGGCAGGAACGGCAAAGCCAGAACGCACGGGAGATCGCCGAGAAGGCCGGCGGGCTGTACGACAAGTTCGTCGCTTTCATCCAGGACCTCGATGAAATCGGCAGCCGGTTGCAGCAGGTGGATCGCGCCTACCTTTCTGCGCGCAACAAGCTCAGCGATGGCCGCGGCAACCTGGTCGGTCGCGCTGAGCAGCTGAAGTCACTTGGCGCGCGGGCCAGCAAGCGGTTGCCGGGGGATTGGCTGGAGCGCGCCGGCGCTGAAGAACTCAGTGAAGCTGGCGACTAG
- a CDS encoding tetratricopeptide repeat protein, translated as MALWLLDSQHLGTNQGVKRIAGRLLKQPAREGVVEAQSRLGRLLCCECESQRDRRIGFELLRQAARAGDCQAQLELGRRYGEPDHPEPAKARLWLEQAAAQGSQEAVRFLQRVKA; from the coding sequence ATGGCGCTGTGGTTGCTCGACAGCCAGCACCTGGGCACAAACCAGGGCGTCAAGCGCATCGCCGGCCGTCTGCTCAAGCAGCCTGCGCGCGAGGGCGTGGTAGAAGCACAGAGCCGCCTCGGCCGCTTGCTGTGCTGTGAGTGTGAAAGTCAGCGCGATCGCCGCATCGGTTTCGAACTGCTGCGTCAGGCGGCGCGTGCTGGTGATTGCCAGGCTCAGCTGGAACTTGGCCGCCGGTATGGCGAGCCGGATCATCCCGAGCCTGCCAAGGCGCGCCTCTGGCTCGAACAGGCCGCGGCGCAAGGCTCTCAGGAAGCGGTGCGCTTCCTCCAGCGGGTCAAGGCCTAA
- a CDS encoding YdbH domain-containing protein, with product MTKPSRILLWLLLGLLGLASLAGGFAWYQWNMFKREQGIERLEWENLRVSTQGITVSRLNYEQRTVDGLAMAAQADNVALRIPSLSKPLPARSLHIDRIQFTLLSLPDAPEDHSPAPDLEQYERWAAWLPQRLTIDDLQLDLPCANGRCDERGALQLQHAGESLLPLEARLDLRRNQHQLSLTISAQRSDELHSLIEAKLLIDGQPRLETRHQLDSTNELLWNGTLSMGSLPEAPWLLEWLGEWTSYQPATLPDMPTDMRLGAGWALALPQAPGAGFDWRDAAGDLRLSAHLPAFWPVIGLGELQGEIDLAANGQNGLWLPTELKASLKLRPEPTMVAELPKSLRPTLLNLDIVPMEAETAQGRLPLQLRLESQGSTPATLQARVQLATAPPYTLDVEQARLQLRSSKLQLDALSLQGLEAALSFSGRADFERIALQVDKTSRVTLARMTSAEFAASQLRAELPQPLSLQIERSGTEPITWRLRGPVELRLGTLEHPQLISQGWRWSSQLDVDATRLNATGPLSNDAGLALATSLNNAWNGSLQVSGKLQEIFLRAGNPFARSFTAWPAALELNSGRLLGDGKFSLPTGSGVLSASLALEARGLAGIYDRTEISGLDARLAGSLQHNRLQMDITELRLAQLNPGFTFGPLLLRGAYNASLDQPGQGRLSWQTAETQILGGRFSLEPASLDLAAAQQQLNAHLQGVQLSELLAAYPTEGLSGSGHIDGSFEIHRSATGLSVDQGQLAARAPGGVLRFRSPKIEALAQANPAMRIVSEALHDFHYDLLSSDVRYDESGKLNLGLRLNGRNPALEGGRPINFSINLEEDIPALLTSLQLSDRVSETIQRRVQERLR from the coding sequence ATGACAAAACCGTCGAGAATCCTGCTCTGGCTGTTGCTAGGACTGCTGGGGCTTGCATCGCTTGCCGGCGGCTTCGCCTGGTATCAGTGGAATATGTTCAAGCGGGAACAGGGCATTGAGCGCCTCGAATGGGAAAACCTGCGCGTCTCGACTCAAGGCATAACCGTTAGCCGTTTGAACTACGAACAGCGAACTGTGGACGGCTTGGCCATGGCCGCACAGGCTGACAACGTTGCCTTGCGGATACCCAGCCTTTCAAAACCGTTGCCAGCACGATCCCTACATATCGATCGAATCCAGTTCACACTACTTTCACTGCCAGACGCTCCCGAAGACCACTCTCCAGCACCGGACCTTGAACAATATGAACGGTGGGCGGCCTGGCTACCGCAGCGATTGACCATAGACGATCTGCAGCTGGACCTCCCCTGTGCCAACGGCCGTTGCGACGAACGGGGCGCACTGCAGCTGCAACATGCTGGCGAATCATTGCTGCCGCTTGAAGCCCGCCTGGATCTACGACGCAACCAGCACCAGTTATCGCTGACCATCAGTGCGCAGCGTTCCGATGAACTTCACAGCCTGATCGAAGCGAAGCTGCTGATCGATGGGCAACCGCGCCTGGAAACCCGCCACCAGCTGGACAGTACCAATGAACTGCTGTGGAACGGCACGCTGTCGATGGGCAGCCTGCCGGAAGCGCCCTGGTTGCTGGAATGGCTAGGGGAATGGACAAGCTACCAACCTGCCACGCTGCCGGACATGCCGACAGACATGCGACTGGGCGCAGGCTGGGCACTGGCGTTGCCGCAGGCACCGGGCGCAGGTTTCGACTGGCGCGATGCCGCCGGCGATCTGCGCCTGTCTGCTCATCTGCCCGCCTTCTGGCCCGTCATCGGCCTTGGCGAGCTACAAGGCGAGATCGACCTGGCGGCCAATGGGCAGAACGGTCTGTGGCTGCCCACCGAACTGAAAGCCAGCCTCAAACTACGCCCTGAACCAACGATGGTTGCCGAACTGCCGAAAAGCCTGCGCCCCACTCTGCTGAATCTCGATATCGTCCCGATGGAAGCCGAGACGGCTCAAGGCCGGCTGCCCTTGCAGCTTCGCCTGGAATCCCAGGGCAGCACCCCGGCAACGCTGCAAGCGCGCGTGCAGCTGGCCACCGCGCCGCCTTACACATTGGATGTCGAGCAAGCACGCCTGCAACTGCGCAGCAGCAAGCTGCAGCTGGATGCGCTTTCACTGCAAGGACTGGAGGCCGCACTGAGCTTTTCGGGCCGAGCTGACTTCGAGCGGATCGCTCTGCAGGTCGATAAGACATCGCGTGTAACCCTCGCCCGAATGACCAGCGCAGAGTTTGCGGCCAGCCAGTTACGTGCCGAGCTGCCGCAGCCGCTCAGCCTGCAAATCGAGCGCAGCGGGACCGAACCCATTACATGGCGCCTACGCGGCCCGGTAGAGCTGCGCCTGGGCACACTGGAGCATCCGCAGCTGATCAGCCAAGGCTGGCGCTGGAGCAGCCAGCTGGATGTCGACGCAACGCGATTGAATGCAACCGGCCCGCTAAGCAATGACGCCGGGCTGGCACTGGCAACCAGCCTGAACAACGCCTGGAATGGCTCGTTGCAGGTAAGCGGCAAGCTGCAAGAGATATTCCTGCGCGCCGGCAATCCATTCGCCCGCAGCTTCACTGCCTGGCCGGCAGCGCTTGAGCTGAACAGCGGGCGGCTGCTGGGCGATGGCAAGTTTTCGTTGCCGACCGGCAGCGGTGTGCTATCGGCCAGTCTCGCCCTTGAGGCAAGAGGCCTGGCGGGCATCTACGACCGCACCGAGATATCCGGGCTCGATGCGCGCCTTGCCGGCAGCCTGCAGCACAATCGTTTGCAGATGGACATCACCGAACTCCGCCTGGCGCAGCTCAATCCCGGCTTCACCTTCGGCCCGCTCCTGCTGCGTGGTGCTTACAACGCCAGCCTCGACCAACCGGGACAAGGGCGCCTGAGCTGGCAAACTGCCGAAACGCAAATCCTCGGCGGCCGGTTCTCGCTGGAGCCGGCAAGCCTTGATCTGGCCGCAGCGCAACAGCAGCTCAACGCCCATCTGCAGGGCGTGCAGCTAAGCGAGTTGCTGGCAGCCTATCCAACCGAAGGCCTCAGTGGCAGCGGCCATATCGACGGCAGCTTTGAAATCCATCGCAGCGCCACGGGGCTAAGCGTGGATCAGGGGCAGCTCGCAGCACGCGCACCGGGTGGCGTACTGCGCTTTCGCTCACCGAAGATCGAAGCCCTCGCCCAGGCGAACCCAGCCATGCGAATCGTCAGCGAGGCCTTGCACGATTTTCATTATGATCTGCTGAGCAGCGACGTCCGCTATGATGAGAGCGGCAAGCTGAACCTCGGGCTACGTCTGAATGGCCGCAACCCGGCTTTGGAAGGCGGTAGACCTATCAACTTCTCTATCAACCTTGAAGAGGACATTCCGGCGCTACTAACCAGCTTGCAGCTGAGCGACCGGGTAAGCGAAACCATTCAACGGCGGGTGCAGGAACGGCTTCGCTGA
- a CDS encoding phosphoribosylaminoimidazolesuccinocarboxamide synthase — protein sequence MTTPTALSLKKIYSGKVRDLYEIDDKRMLMVATDRLSAFDVILAEPIPEKGKILTAISNFWFDKLAGLIPNHFTGDKVEDVVPAAELPLVEGRAVVAKRLKPVAVEAIVRGYIVGSGWKEYQKSGTVCGIQLPAGLKEAAKLPQPIFTPSTKAAVGDHDENISFEQCEAIIGKELAAQVRDVSIALYSAAVEYAATRGIIIADTKFEFGLDEDGTLTLMDEVLTPDSSRFWPADSYEEGKNPPSFDKQFVRDWLESTGWNKQPPAPAVPADVAQKTADKYREALTRLTA from the coding sequence ATGACCACTCCCACCGCCCTCAGCCTGAAGAAGATCTATTCGGGCAAGGTACGTGATCTCTACGAGATCGACGATAAACGCATGCTCATGGTCGCCACCGATCGCCTTTCGGCCTTCGACGTGATTCTTGCTGAGCCGATTCCGGAGAAGGGCAAGATCCTCACCGCCATCTCCAACTTCTGGTTCGACAAGCTTGCGGGCTTGATCCCCAATCACTTCACTGGCGACAAGGTCGAAGATGTGGTGCCGGCTGCCGAGTTGCCGCTGGTGGAAGGGCGTGCCGTAGTGGCCAAGCGTCTCAAACCGGTAGCGGTGGAGGCGATTGTGCGTGGCTACATCGTCGGCTCCGGCTGGAAGGAATACCAAAAGAGCGGCACGGTTTGCGGCATCCAGCTCCCGGCCGGTTTGAAGGAAGCTGCCAAGCTGCCGCAGCCGATCTTCACACCTTCGACCAAGGCTGCCGTGGGCGACCACGACGAGAACATCTCGTTCGAGCAGTGCGAAGCGATCATCGGCAAGGAGCTCGCTGCTCAGGTGCGCGACGTATCCATCGCCCTGTACAGCGCTGCGGTCGAATACGCGGCCACGCGGGGCATCATCATCGCCGACACCAAATTCGAATTCGGTCTGGATGAAGATGGCACACTGACGCTGATGGACGAAGTGCTGACGCCCGACTCCAGCCGCTTCTGGCCGGCCGACAGCTACGAAGAAGGTAAGAACCCGCCGAGCTTCGACAAGCAGTTCGTCCGCGATTGGCTGGAATCCACCGGCTGGAACAAGCAGCCGCCGGCGCCAGCCGTTCCGGCAGACGTCGCGCAGAAGACTGCGGACAAGTACCGCGAAGCGCTTACCCGACTGACAGCCTGA